Proteins encoded together in one Dehalococcoidia bacterium window:
- the rpoC gene encoding DNA-directed RNA polymerase subunit beta' yields MLEVNDFNAVRISLASPTQIRSWSYGEVTKPETINYRTLKPEKDGLFCEKIFGPTKDFECYCGKYKRVRYKGIKCDKCGVEVARSKVRRERMGHIELASPVSHIWFVKGTPSRLGLLLDISPRSLERVLYFAQYIIVSVNEEERKRVLDQIAAQMDADITAATGNLQAEIDAAREAVDAAVKAMEADRLSQLDAIENERGPEVARLEQAYQRLLAELPARVGEASGDGVVLGDVTLVRPDEMVKPTIGDDLRKAYTEQLDQIEKRYAQRRQDVAFSIDAQIDARRAQATQEVEPLIERKKGEDQAIRDKYQEQIDELNRDIQPLRLIPEAKFRDWLDRYPNVFAAGMGAEAILRILEGVDMEDLRTRLHVEVNSTSGQRRKKATKRLRVVEALKQSGNDPSWMVFTVLPVLPPDLRPMVQLDGGRFATSDLNDLYRRVINRNNRLKRLLELGAPEIIIRNEKRMLQEAVDSLIDNGRRGRAVSGSGNHKLKSLSDMLKGKQGRFRQNLLGKRVDYSGRSVIVVGPELRLDQCGLPKRMALELFKPFVMHALVARGLAHNIKSAKRKAERASPEVWDVLDDVIKQRPVLLNRAPTLHRLGIQAFEPVLIDGSAIQLHPLVCLAFNADFDGDQMAVHVPLSREAVAEARQVMLSTHNLLSPSSGEPVVAPRLDMVLGCFYLTSVDPHAPGRYKPVVGKPGEDGYRPAKGIYGSFEDVRMALALTSAGAGDEQLDLRAEIKVRDARTNGEFVITTPGRIVFDEILPPEVEFKNVLMNGKNLKDVVAECYKKLGNERTVEVVDAIKALGFKYATRSGITMSIHDVKVPAAKGALVAQAEENIDLIDQQFQMGNLTEEERYNQAIAVWNDTTAKVTAEIQDNFESYGSVYMMANSGAKGNITQIRQMAGMRGLMTDPSGRIIEMPIRSSFREGLTVLEYFISTHGARKGLADTALRTADSGYLTRRLIDVAQDVIVLLEDCETESGTWLGEPDDKGVPVTLYERIVGRYAASDIVDEETGELIVTRNEEIDEEKAARIVALKDRVETQARDEGTVAPPFKVHVRSPLSCDAKRGVCRYCYGRSLARGQLVQIGEAVGIIAAQSIGEPGTQLTMRTFHLGGVAGGLDITSGLPRVEELFEARVPKGEAKISEIDGSITVLREGEQKKVRVTSSEPYYDHYQIPDGAEILVEHDQWVEPGTLLARPGGESGSTDLAQIAELTARIAGRVLRESGTQLSIVYEEKDEREYPVAAQARLLVEDGSRVHAGDKLTEGNKNPQDVLAIQGREAVQMYLVDEVQKVYRLQGVNINDKHIETISRQMLRKVVIDQAGDTGMLPGELVDRFVYEDRNAGVLAEGGEPATAKPVLLGVTKASLSTDSFLAAASFQETTRVLTEAAITGRTDHLMGLKENVIIGKLIPARAALDLPPEERQLDARPRFFELGDGTDDGVAFDENAEDAMEEMPFSDEAETDEVETAEAEDLAGADSDDEEEDVRDLDAIAEPGPEELAAAESDEDEE; encoded by the coding sequence ATGCTGGAAGTAAACGATTTTAACGCCGTCCGCATCTCGCTCGCTTCGCCCACCCAGATCCGCTCCTGGTCGTACGGCGAGGTGACGAAGCCGGAGACGATCAACTACCGCACACTCAAGCCCGAGAAGGACGGCCTCTTCTGCGAGAAGATCTTCGGCCCGACCAAGGACTTCGAGTGCTACTGCGGCAAGTACAAGCGCGTCCGCTACAAGGGCATCAAGTGCGACAAGTGCGGCGTTGAAGTGGCGCGCAGCAAGGTCCGCCGCGAGCGCATGGGCCACATCGAGCTGGCCTCGCCCGTGAGCCACATCTGGTTCGTGAAGGGTACGCCCAGCCGGCTCGGCCTGCTGCTGGACATCTCCCCGCGCTCGTTGGAGCGCGTGCTCTACTTCGCGCAGTACATCATCGTCTCGGTCAACGAAGAGGAGCGCAAGCGTGTCCTCGACCAGATCGCGGCGCAGATGGACGCCGATATCACCGCGGCCACGGGCAACCTGCAGGCCGAGATCGACGCCGCGCGCGAGGCTGTCGATGCGGCGGTGAAGGCTATGGAGGCCGACCGGCTCAGTCAGCTCGACGCGATCGAGAACGAGCGCGGACCAGAAGTGGCGCGGCTGGAGCAGGCCTATCAGCGGCTGCTGGCGGAGCTGCCCGCCCGTGTCGGCGAGGCCAGCGGCGACGGCGTTGTGCTGGGCGATGTCACGCTCGTGCGCCCGGACGAGATGGTCAAGCCGACGATTGGCGATGACCTGCGCAAGGCCTACACCGAACAGCTCGATCAGATCGAGAAGCGCTACGCCCAGCGCCGTCAGGACGTAGCCTTCAGCATCGACGCGCAGATCGACGCGCGCCGAGCCCAGGCCACGCAGGAAGTCGAGCCGCTGATCGAGCGCAAGAAGGGCGAAGACCAGGCGATCCGCGACAAGTACCAGGAGCAGATCGACGAGCTGAACCGCGATATCCAGCCGCTGCGCCTGATCCCCGAAGCGAAGTTCCGCGACTGGCTGGACCGCTATCCCAACGTGTTCGCCGCCGGCATGGGCGCGGAGGCGATCCTGCGCATTCTCGAAGGCGTGGACATGGAGGATCTGCGCACTCGCCTGCACGTCGAGGTGAACTCTACCAGCGGGCAGCGGCGCAAGAAGGCGACCAAGCGGCTGCGCGTGGTCGAGGCGCTGAAGCAGTCCGGCAACGACCCGTCGTGGATGGTCTTCACCGTGCTGCCCGTGCTGCCGCCCGATCTGCGGCCGATGGTGCAGCTCGACGGCGGCCGCTTCGCTACCAGCGACCTGAACGACCTTTACCGCCGCGTGATCAACCGCAATAACCGCCTCAAGCGGCTGCTGGAGCTGGGCGCGCCGGAGATCATCATCCGCAACGAGAAGCGCATGTTGCAGGAGGCGGTCGATTCGCTGATCGACAACGGCCGCCGCGGCCGCGCCGTCTCCGGATCGGGTAATCACAAGCTGAAGTCGCTTTCCGACATGCTCAAGGGCAAGCAGGGCCGCTTCCGCCAGAACCTGCTCGGCAAGCGCGTCGATTACTCCGGCCGCTCGGTGATCGTAGTCGGCCCCGAGCTGAGGCTGGACCAGTGTGGTCTGCCCAAGCGCATGGCGCTGGAGCTGTTCAAGCCGTTCGTGATGCACGCGCTTGTGGCCCGCGGCCTGGCGCACAACATCAAGAGCGCCAAACGCAAGGCCGAGCGCGCCTCGCCCGAGGTCTGGGACGTGCTGGACGACGTGATCAAGCAGCGGCCAGTGTTGCTCAACCGCGCGCCCACCCTGCACCGCCTCGGCATCCAGGCCTTCGAGCCGGTGCTGATCGACGGCAGCGCCATCCAGCTGCACCCGCTCGTCTGCCTGGCCTTCAACGCCGACTTCGACGGCGACCAGATGGCCGTGCACGTGCCGCTCTCGCGCGAGGCGGTGGCCGAGGCGCGCCAGGTGATGCTCTCGACGCACAACCTGCTCTCGCCCAGCTCGGGCGAGCCGGTGGTGGCGCCGCGGCTCGACATGGTGCTCGGCTGCTTCTACCTCACCAGCGTGGACCCACACGCGCCCGGTCGTTACAAGCCAGTCGTCGGCAAGCCCGGCGAGGATGGCTACCGCCCGGCGAAGGGGATCTACGGCAGCTTCGAGGACGTGCGCATGGCGCTGGCGCTGACCAGCGCCGGCGCGGGCGACGAGCAGCTCGACCTGCGCGCCGAGATCAAGGTGCGGGACGCGCGCACGAACGGCGAGTTCGTGATCACCACGCCGGGCCGAATCGTTTTCGACGAGATCCTGCCGCCCGAGGTCGAGTTCAAGAACGTCCTGATGAACGGCAAGAACCTGAAGGACGTGGTTGCGGAATGCTACAAGAAGCTGGGCAACGAGCGCACCGTCGAGGTCGTGGACGCGATCAAGGCGCTCGGCTTCAAGTACGCCACGCGCTCCGGCATCACCATGTCGATCCATGACGTGAAGGTGCCGGCGGCCAAGGGCGCGCTGGTGGCGCAGGCCGAGGAGAACATCGACCTGATCGACCAGCAGTTCCAGATGGGCAACCTGACCGAAGAGGAGCGTTACAACCAGGCGATCGCCGTCTGGAACGACACGACCGCCAAGGTCACGGCCGAGATCCAGGACAACTTCGAGTCCTACGGCTCGGTCTACATGATGGCGAACTCCGGGGCGAAGGGTAATATCACCCAGATCCGCCAGATGGCCGGCATGCGCGGCCTGATGACGGACCCCTCTGGCCGCATCATCGAGATGCCGATCCGCTCGTCCTTCCGCGAAGGGCTCACCGTGCTGGAGTACTTCATCTCCACCCACGGCGCCCGCAAGGGCCTGGCCGACACGGCGCTGCGCACGGCGGACTCGGGCTACCTGACCCGGCGCCTGATCGACGTGGCGCAGGACGTGATCGTCCTGCTGGAGGACTGCGAGACCGAGTCCGGCACCTGGCTGGGCGAGCCGGACGACAAGGGCGTGCCGGTGACGCTCTACGAGCGCATCGTCGGCCGCTACGCCGCCTCGGATATCGTTGACGAGGAGACGGGCGAGCTGATCGTCACCCGCAATGAGGAGATCGACGAGGAGAAGGCGGCGCGCATCGTCGCCTTGAAGGACCGCGTCGAGACCCAGGCCCGCGACGAGGGCACGGTCGCGCCGCCCTTCAAGGTGCATGTGCGCTCGCCCTTGAGTTGCGACGCGAAGCGCGGCGTCTGCCGCTACTGCTACGGCCGCAGCCTCGCCCGCGGCCAGCTCGTGCAGATCGGTGAGGCGGTGGGCATCATCGCCGCGCAGTCGATCGGCGAGCCGGGCACGCAGCTCACAATGCGCACCTTCCACCTCGGCGGCGTGGCCGGCGGCCTCGACATCACCAGCGGTCTGCCGCGCGTCGAGGAGCTGTTCGAAGCGCGCGTGCCCAAGGGCGAGGCGAAGATCTCCGAGATCGACGGCTCGATCACGGTGCTGCGCGAGGGCGAGCAGAAGAAGGTGCGCGTCACCAGCAGCGAGCCCTACTACGACCACTACCAGATCCCCGACGGCGCCGAGATCCTGGTCGAGCACGACCAGTGGGTCGAGCCCGGTACGCTGCTGGCACGGCCCGGCGGCGAGAGCGGCAGCACCGACCTTGCCCAGATCGCGGAGCTGACGGCGCGCATCGCCGGCCGCGTGCTGCGCGAGAGCGGCACGCAGCTCTCGATCGTCTACGAGGAGAAGGACGAGCGCGAGTATCCGGTGGCGGCGCAGGCGCGGCTGCTGGTGGAAGACGGCAGCCGCGTGCACGCGGGCGACAAGTTGACGGAAGGCAACAAGAACCCGCAGGACGTGCTGGCAATTCAAGGCCGCGAGGCGGTGCAGATGTACCTCGTGGACGAGGTGCAGAAGGTCTACCGCCTGCAGGGCGTGAACATCAACGACAAGCATATCGAGACGATCTCGCGGCAGATGCTGCGCAAGGTCGTGATCGATCAGGCCGGCGACACCGGCATGCTGCCGGGCGAGCTGGTCGATCGCTTCGTCTACGAGGATCGCAACGCCGGCGTGCTGGCCGAGGGCGGCGAGCCCGCCACGGCCAAGCCGGTGCTGCTGGGCGTGACCAAGGCCTCGCTGAGCACCGACAGCTTCCTGGCCGCGGCGTCGTTCCAGGAGACGACGCGCGTGCTCACCGAGGCCGCGATCACGGGCCGCACGGACCACCTGATGGGCCTGAAGGAGAACGTGATCATCGGCAAGCTGATTCCGGCGCGGGCCGCGCTCGACCTGCCGCCTGAAGAACGCCAGCTCGACGCGCGGCCGCGCTTCTTCGAACTGGGCGACGGCACCGACGACGGCGTGGCCTTCGACGAGAACGCCGAGGACGCGATGGAGGAGATGCCCTTCAGCGACGAGGCCGAGACCGACGAGGTTGAGACCGCGGAGGCCGAGGATCTCGCCGGGGCCGACTCGGACGACGAGGAAGAAGATGTCCGCGACCTGGACGCGATCGCCGAGCCGGGGCCGGAGGAGCTCGCCGCTGCCGAGTCCGACGAGGACGAGGAGTAG
- a CDS encoding amidohydrolase family protein, producing the protein MAQRTIDLVVHGGRVALPGGVVQTAIAIDGERIVAVGEAEALPPARDYLDVTGKDVLPGVIDAHSHLGFDDWSSLPRTSAFGGVTTSIPFVGGATTPGSVPEIIRANQEEAARRSVLDVAFHAYLFPRPRAANPFEMLDGMAEGVKLGVRSYKMFTAYRKRGMMAGDDFIFRACRLLAAHGGLPMIHAENGDLIDALEEQRLAEGKVGPEHYHDSRPPEAEAEAIAGVAALASYAQTPLYIVHLSTELGLNVIRERQRAGQALWCETCPQYLALGDEAVQRRGAFAKIAPPLRRAPDVQAMWRGLSEGTISVVASDHSPHDPALKARANDGRNIFYLDDGGTVPFGMPGAETLAPVLYSEAVSKRRLPLDWLARVLSENPARIFGLHPRKGVIAPGSDADLTIFDPSRRLTIREADLHSRTGYSVYEGIEVQGWPLLSLLRGKILLRDGELCQPEGYGRFIPAGPPSPPIQGVAATEHFVPTHV; encoded by the coding sequence ATGGCGCAGCGCACGATCGACCTGGTGGTTCACGGCGGCCGCGTGGCGCTGCCCGGCGGCGTGGTCCAGACGGCGATCGCGATCGACGGCGAGCGCATCGTCGCCGTGGGCGAGGCCGAGGCGCTGCCGCCCGCCCGCGACTATCTCGACGTGACAGGCAAGGACGTGCTCCCCGGCGTGATCGACGCCCACAGCCACCTGGGCTTCGACGACTGGTCATCCCTGCCGCGCACCTCGGCTTTCGGCGGCGTGACCACGAGCATTCCCTTCGTCGGCGGCGCCACGACGCCCGGCAGCGTGCCGGAGATCATCCGGGCGAACCAGGAGGAGGCGGCGCGCCGCTCCGTGCTCGACGTTGCTTTTCACGCCTATCTCTTCCCGCGTCCGCGGGCCGCGAACCCGTTCGAGATGCTGGACGGCATGGCCGAGGGCGTGAAGCTGGGCGTGCGCTCGTACAAGATGTTCACCGCGTACCGCAAGCGCGGCATGATGGCGGGCGATGACTTCATCTTCCGCGCCTGCCGGCTGCTGGCCGCGCACGGCGGCCTGCCGATGATCCACGCCGAGAACGGCGACCTGATCGACGCGCTGGAAGAGCAGCGACTTGCGGAGGGCAAGGTCGGACCCGAGCACTACCATGACTCGCGGCCGCCGGAGGCCGAGGCGGAGGCGATCGCCGGCGTCGCCGCGCTGGCGAGCTACGCGCAAACGCCGCTCTACATCGTGCACCTGAGCACGGAGCTGGGGCTCAACGTGATCCGGGAGCGGCAGCGCGCCGGCCAAGCGCTCTGGTGCGAGACCTGCCCGCAGTACCTGGCGCTGGGCGACGAGGCCGTGCAGCGCCGCGGCGCCTTCGCCAAGATCGCGCCGCCGCTGCGCCGCGCGCCAGACGTGCAGGCGATGTGGCGCGGCCTGAGCGAAGGCACGATTTCGGTCGTGGCGAGCGACCATTCGCCGCACGATCCGGCGCTCAAGGCGAGGGCCAACGACGGCCGCAATATCTTCTATCTCGACGACGGCGGCACGGTGCCGTTCGGCATGCCCGGCGCCGAGACGCTGGCGCCGGTGCTGTATAGCGAGGCGGTGAGCAAGCGCCGCCTGCCGCTCGACTGGCTGGCGCGCGTGCTTTCGGAGAACCCGGCGCGCATCTTCGGCCTCCACCCGCGCAAAGGCGTGATCGCGCCCGGCTCGGACGCCGACCTGACGATCTTCGACCCATCGCGGCGGCTCACGATCCGCGAAGCGGACCTGCACAGCCGCACGGGCTACAGCGTCTATGAGGGCATCGAAGTGCAGGGCTGGCCGCTGCTCTCGCTGCTGCGAGGCAAGATCCTGCTGCGCGACGGCGAGCTCTGCCAGCCGGAGGGCTACGGCCGCTTCATACCCGCGGGGCCGCCGTCACCCCCGATCCAAGGCGTTGCCGCGACCGAGCATTTCGTTCCGACGCACGTGTAG
- a CDS encoding nitroreductase family protein, protein MDEAPLYETMRTAGSRRRFTPEPVSDEQVRALIEAAICAPNARNGQIWSFIAVREAETRAQIAAIYRQAWYDSMTAALQTPAGSEEEARDRRSWRYLADHMAEAPLLIFACLRGPAPSEPPRAAYYYGSIFPAVQNLILAARGMGLGTTLTTVHKNREPQVREVLGVPESIDLVALIPVGRPVNPFTPVRRRPAAEFLHLEHW, encoded by the coding sequence GTGGATGAAGCGCCGCTGTACGAGACGATGCGGACCGCGGGGTCGCGGCGACGGTTTACGCCGGAGCCGGTGAGCGACGAACAGGTGCGAGCACTGATCGAGGCGGCGATCTGTGCACCGAACGCCCGCAACGGCCAGATCTGGTCGTTCATTGCCGTGCGCGAGGCAGAGACGCGGGCGCAGATCGCCGCGATCTACCGGCAAGCCTGGTACGACTCGATGACGGCGGCGCTGCAGACGCCCGCCGGCAGCGAGGAGGAAGCGCGCGACCGCCGCTCCTGGCGCTACCTTGCCGATCACATGGCCGAGGCGCCGCTGCTGATCTTCGCCTGCCTGCGCGGCCCGGCGCCGTCGGAGCCGCCACGCGCGGCCTACTACTACGGCTCGATCTTCCCGGCCGTGCAGAACCTGATCCTCGCCGCGCGGGGCATGGGGCTCGGCACGACGTTGACGACGGTGCACAAGAACCGCGAGCCGCAGGTACGCGAGGTGCTCGGCGTGCCAGAGAGCATCGACCTGGTGGCGCTGATCCCCGTCGGCCGCCCGGTCAACCCGTTCACGCCCGTGCGGCGCCGGCCCGCCGCCGAGTTCCTGCACCTGGAACACTGGTAA
- a CDS encoding DNA-directed RNA polymerase subunit beta, producing MTTARSLAPVRSAVPTLRKEYSQVPEIISIPNLIQVQLDSFRWFIGGPDTASRADSGLRELFDEISPIVDFTGTRMELSFEDYEFGDPKYSELECREKDMTYSAPLKVDVVLHIKETGEIKEQQLFMGDFPLMTDNGTFIINGAERVVVSQLVRSPGVYFSLEQDPSSGRGLCSAKLIPNRGAWLEFETSNKDIVSVKVDRKRKIPVTTLLRAIDSDPAIDDETKLGTDERILALFEDVESLSETRHYIRTTLEKDPARNKRQALEEFYKRLRPGDPPTLENARQLLRSLFFEARRYDLGRVGRHKLNKRLVMSVPEKTRTLTNEDIVAIVKQLVRINLGQGMPDDIDHLGNRRVRAVGELIQNQFRIGLLRMERVVRERMTITDPDQATPSALINIRPVVAAMKEFFGGSQLSQFMDQTNPLAELTHKRRLSALGPGGLSRDRAGFDVRDVHHSHYGRICPIETPEGPNIGLIGSLATFGKVNPYGFIETPYRKVLRELPADSSELIGHTLREDVGADGKTIASGTEISAELANTLAHSGVDRIKVRPFVSDIVEYLSADEEDNYVVAQANVALDAKGHFLEDHVEVRHRQDFRVDQSAHVDYMDVSPKQIVSVATSLIPFLEHDDANRALMGSNMQRQAVPLLRPEVPLVGTGMERQTAYDSGQVVFARKDGRVLSSTAKKITVEYDDGEREEFPLQKFVRSNQGTCINQRPIVERGQQVIAGQALADSSSTDKGELALGQSALCAFMSWEGYNFEDAIIISEAMCRDDKFTSIHIEKHEIEARDTKLGPEEITRDIPNVGEDSLRDLDEDGVIRIGAEVREGDILVGKITPKGETELTAEEKLLRAIFGEKAREVKDTSLRVPHGERGKVIDVKVFDRESHLELSAGVNKLVRVSIAQKRKLSEGDKMAGRHGNKGVVARILPVEDMPYLADGRPVDIVLNPIGVPSRMNLGQVLETHLGWAAKQLGFRAVTPVFDGATDTKIEDALGRAWLALQAGAIADEYLDYAMRDGNGYHAGEVDGVEEGGEYLDIARLRGWVAEQGYNPDQVFSDQFPEAATRACLELWLEQQGERDVRGRSVGELQDLADRLSTERRLAPPIFGKQFVYDGRTGEAFEQPVTVGYIYMLKLIHLVEDKIHARSTGPYSLITQQPLGGKAQFGGQRFGEMEVWALEAYGAAHILQELLTVKSDDVVGRVKTYEAIVKGENVLEPGVPESFKVLVKELQSLGLAVEVLNEDEEALSFRPEDQAEIPSIGINLSGFERDDFSSFDNV from the coding sequence TGGAGCTGAGCTTCGAGGACTACGAGTTCGGCGATCCGAAGTACAGCGAGCTGGAGTGCCGCGAGAAGGATATGACCTACTCCGCGCCGCTCAAGGTCGACGTCGTGCTCCATATCAAGGAGACCGGCGAGATCAAAGAGCAGCAGTTGTTCATGGGCGACTTCCCGCTGATGACCGACAACGGCACCTTCATCATCAACGGCGCCGAGCGCGTGGTCGTCTCGCAGCTCGTACGCTCGCCCGGCGTCTACTTCAGCCTGGAGCAGGATCCCTCGAGCGGCCGCGGCCTCTGCAGCGCCAAGCTGATCCCGAACCGCGGCGCCTGGCTCGAGTTCGAAACGAGCAACAAGGACATCGTCTCCGTCAAGGTGGATCGCAAGCGCAAGATTCCCGTGACGACGCTGCTGCGCGCCATTGACTCGGACCCGGCGATCGACGACGAAACGAAGCTGGGCACCGACGAGCGCATCCTCGCGCTGTTCGAAGACGTCGAGTCGCTCTCCGAGACACGGCACTACATCCGCACCACGCTGGAGAAGGATCCGGCGCGCAACAAGCGGCAGGCGCTCGAGGAGTTCTACAAGCGCCTGCGCCCGGGCGACCCGCCCACGCTGGAGAACGCGCGGCAGCTGCTGCGCTCGCTCTTCTTCGAGGCGCGCCGCTACGACCTCGGCCGCGTGGGCCGGCACAAGCTGAACAAGCGGCTGGTGATGAGCGTGCCGGAGAAGACGCGCACGCTGACGAACGAGGACATCGTCGCCATCGTCAAGCAGCTCGTGCGCATCAACCTCGGCCAGGGCATGCCGGACGACATCGACCACCTCGGCAACCGTCGCGTGCGTGCCGTGGGCGAACTGATCCAGAACCAGTTCCGCATCGGCCTGTTGCGCATGGAGCGCGTCGTGCGCGAGCGCATGACGATCACCGACCCGGACCAGGCCACGCCGAGCGCGCTGATCAACATCCGCCCGGTCGTCGCCGCGATGAAGGAGTTCTTCGGCGGCTCGCAGCTGTCGCAGTTCATGGACCAGACCAACCCGCTGGCCGAGTTGACGCACAAGCGCCGCCTTTCGGCCCTCGGTCCCGGCGGCCTCTCGCGCGACCGCGCCGGCTTCGACGTGCGCGACGTGCACCACAGCCACTACGGCCGCATCTGCCCGATCGAGACCCCGGAAGGCCCGAACATCGGCCTGATCGGCTCGCTCGCGACCTTCGGCAAAGTCAACCCCTACGGCTTCATCGAGACGCCGTACCGCAAGGTGCTGCGCGAGCTGCCCGCCGACAGCTCGGAGCTGATCGGCCATACCCTGCGCGAGGACGTGGGCGCCGACGGGAAAACGATCGCCTCCGGCACCGAGATCAGCGCCGAGCTGGCGAACACGCTGGCGCACTCCGGCGTCGATCGCATTAAAGTGCGGCCGTTCGTCTCGGACATCGTCGAATATCTTTCGGCGGACGAAGAGGACAACTACGTCGTCGCGCAGGCGAACGTGGCGCTCGACGCCAAGGGCCACTTCCTCGAGGACCACGTCGAGGTGCGGCATCGCCAGGACTTCCGCGTCGATCAGTCGGCGCACGTGGACTACATGGACGTCTCGCCCAAGCAGATCGTCTCGGTGGCGACGTCGCTGATTCCATTTTTGGAGCACGACGACGCCAACCGCGCGCTGATGGGCTCGAACATGCAGCGCCAGGCCGTGCCGCTGCTGCGGCCGGAAGTGCCCCTGGTGGGCACGGGGATGGAGCGGCAGACGGCCTACGACTCGGGCCAGGTGGTCTTCGCCCGCAAGGACGGCCGCGTGCTCAGCTCCACGGCGAAGAAAATTACGGTCGAGTACGACGACGGCGAGCGCGAAGAGTTCCCGCTGCAGAAGTTCGTGCGCTCCAACCAGGGCACCTGCATCAACCAGCGGCCGATCGTGGAACGCGGCCAGCAGGTGATCGCCGGCCAGGCGCTGGCCGACAGCTCTTCGACCGACAAGGGCGAGCTGGCGCTTGGCCAGAGCGCGCTCTGCGCTTTCATGAGCTGGGAGGGCTACAACTTCGAGGACGCGATCATCATCTCCGAGGCGATGTGCCGCGACGACAAGTTCACCTCGATCCACATCGAAAAACACGAGATCGAGGCGCGCGACACCAAACTTGGCCCGGAGGAGATCACGCGCGACATCCCCAACGTGGGCGAGGACAGCCTGCGCGACCTGGATGAGGACGGCGTGATCCGCATCGGCGCCGAGGTGCGCGAGGGCGACATCCTCGTCGGCAAGATCACGCCGAAGGGCGAGACCGAGCTGACGGCGGAGGAGAAGCTGTTGCGCGCGATCTTCGGTGAGAAGGCGCGCGAGGTGAAGGACACGTCGCTGCGTGTGCCCCACGGCGAGCGCGGCAAGGTGATCGACGTCAAGGTCTTCGACCGCGAGTCGCATCTTGAGCTTTCGGCCGGCGTGAACAAGCTGGTGCGCGTCTCGATTGCGCAGAAGCGCAAACTCTCCGAAGGCGACAAGATGGCCGGCCGCCACGGCAACAAGGGCGTCGTGGCCCGCATCCTGCCGGTGGAGGATATGCCCTATCTGGCGGACGGGCGGCCGGTGGACATCGTGCTCAACCCGATCGGCGTGCCCAGCCGCATGAACCTGGGCCAGGTGCTGGAGACGCATCTCGGTTGGGCGGCGAAGCAGCTCGGTTTTCGTGCCGTGACGCCGGTGTTCGACGGCGCTACGGACACCAAGATCGAGGACGCGCTCGGCCGCGCCTGGCTCGCCCTGCAGGCCGGCGCCATCGCCGACGAGTATCTCGACTACGCGATGCGCGACGGCAACGGCTACCACGCCGGCGAGGTAGATGGGGTGGAGGAGGGCGGTGAGTATCTCGACATCGCCCGCCTGCGCGGCTGGGTGGCCGAGCAGGGCTACAACCCGGACCAGGTGTTCAGCGACCAGTTCCCCGAGGCGGCCACCCGCGCCTGCCTCGAGCTGTGGCTGGAGCAGCAGGGCGAGCGCGACGTGCGCGGGCGTTCGGTGGGCGAGCTGCAGGACCTGGCCGACCGGCTGAGCACCGAGCGCCGCCTGGCTCCGCCGATCTTCGGCAAGCAATTCGTCTACGACGGCCGCACGGGCGAAGCGTTTGAACAGCCGGTCACCGTCGGCTACATCTACATGCTGAAGCTGATCCATCTGGTGGAGGACAAGATCCACGCCCGCAGCACCGGGCCGTACTCGCTGATCACCCAGCAGCCGCTGGGCGGCAAGGCGCAGTTCGGCGGCCAGCGCTTCGGCGAGATGGAGGTGTGGGCGCTCGAAGCCTACGGCGCGGCGCACATCCTGCAGGAGCTGCTCACGGTCAAGTCCGACGACGTGGTCGGCCGCGTCAAGACCTACGAGGCGATCGTCAAGGGCGAGAACGTGCTGGAGCCGGGCGTGCCGGAGTCGTTCAAAGTACTGGTCAAGGAGCTGCAGAGCCTCGGCCTCGCGGTCGAAGTGCTGAACGAGGACGAGGAGGCGCTCTCCTTCCGGCCCGAGGACCAGGCGGAGATCCCGTCGATCGGCATCAACCTCTCCGGTTTCGAGCGCGACGACTTCTCGTCGTTCGACAACGTGTAG